One Streptococcus sp. S1 DNA window includes the following coding sequences:
- a CDS encoding ROK family protein encodes MLFTIDIGGTFIKYGLMDADYQLIRTDKIPTPSTIEDFWQGLEGIVAPVREEIEGIAISCPGEIQKSLGFVFRGGLIPYLRGIPLASRLEQTFQVPVTVLNDGEAAGLAEARLGNLKDCPCGATLVLGTGVGLALLSNGDLLRGWQLTEYIRSIDKAERTPENRRFHRELFLQGISNLLENTGSAVQFVEKASHILNLEKADGIAVFKALDQGGHEELTSLFQAYCHDIAILIFNLQSLLLLEKVTIGGGISGQPLLIDEISRQYHDLLSQKGHKQFEALPIQAARFHNESNLIGAASYFYSSTHQKKF; translated from the coding sequence ATGCTATTTACCATCGATATCGGAGGGACCTTTATAAAGTACGGTCTGATGGATGCAGACTATCAATTGATCCGTACAGACAAGATCCCAACACCATCTACGATTGAGGACTTTTGGCAAGGATTAGAAGGAATCGTTGCTCCTGTACGGGAAGAAATCGAGGGAATCGCCATTTCATGCCCTGGTGAGATCCAAAAGAGCCTTGGCTTTGTCTTTCGAGGTGGTCTCATTCCATATTTGCGAGGCATTCCTCTAGCTAGTAGATTAGAACAAACATTTCAAGTACCCGTCACCGTTCTTAATGATGGAGAAGCTGCTGGTCTAGCGGAAGCAAGGCTTGGTAATCTAAAAGATTGTCCTTGCGGTGCGACCTTGGTCTTAGGGACTGGAGTTGGTCTTGCTCTTCTTTCGAATGGTGACCTATTGAGAGGATGGCAACTGACAGAATACATTCGGTCTATTGATAAGGCAGAAAGAACACCAGAAAATCGCCGCTTTCATCGCGAACTCTTTTTGCAAGGCATTTCCAATCTTTTGGAAAACACCGGTTCAGCTGTTCAATTCGTTGAGAAGGCTAGTCACATCTTGAACTTAGAAAAGGCAGATGGTATAGCTGTTTTCAAAGCTCTTGATCAAGGAGGCCATGAGGAGCTGACATCCTTGTTTCAGGCTTATTGTCATGATATTGCTATTCTGATTTTTAATCTTCAATCTTTGCTCTTGCTTGAAAAGGTGACGATTGGAGGGGGCATTAGTGGTCAACCACTACTGATCGATGAGATCAGTCGACAATACCATGACCTGCTCTCTCAAAAAGGTCATAAACAATTTGAGGCCTTGCCGATCCAAGCGGCTCGCTTCCATAATGAAAGCAACTTGATTGGTGCCGCATCTTATTTTTATTCTTCTACACATCAAAAAAAGTTCTAG
- a CDS encoding ribonuclease HII → MATIKEVKERLAMIDELDHPFFEELILDGRAGVQAAISKRKRELQKQVDEDLRLEGMLAYEKELYTQGIDLIAGVDEVGRGPLAGPVVAAAVILPKACKIPGLNDSKKIPKSKHKEIYEAVLQNAVAIGIGIKDNQVIDQVNIYEATKLAMMEAIGQLEPQPQHLLIDAMKLDLPIPQTSIIKGDANSLSIAAASIVAKVTRDQMMEEFDCEYPGYDFTQNAGYGTANHLAGLHKLGVTPIHRRSFEPVKSMCED, encoded by the coding sequence ATGGCAACAATTAAAGAAGTTAAAGAGCGTTTGGCAATGATTGACGAGCTAGATCATCCCTTCTTTGAAGAGTTGATCCTTGATGGTCGAGCAGGCGTTCAAGCGGCTATCAGCAAACGAAAACGCGAACTCCAAAAACAAGTGGACGAAGATTTGCGTTTGGAAGGAATGCTGGCCTATGAAAAAGAACTTTATACTCAAGGGATTGATCTTATTGCAGGAGTGGATGAAGTGGGACGTGGCCCATTAGCGGGTCCAGTTGTTGCAGCTGCCGTGATCTTGCCGAAAGCTTGTAAGATTCCAGGGCTCAACGATAGTAAAAAGATTCCAAAATCCAAACACAAGGAAATCTATGAGGCTGTGCTCCAAAACGCCGTTGCGATCGGAATCGGCATCAAGGATAATCAAGTGATAGACCAGGTTAATATCTATGAAGCTACGAAGCTAGCCATGATGGAGGCCATTGGTCAGCTAGAGCCTCAACCCCAGCATCTTTTGATTGATGCCATGAAGTTGGATCTTCCTATTCCCCAAACTAGTATCATCAAAGGGGATGCTAACTCCTTATCCATTGCTGCAGCATCCATCGTAGCCAAGGTGACTCGGGATCAGATGATGGAAGAGTTTGATTGCGAATATCCGGGTTATGATTTTACGCAGAACGCTGGCTATGGGACGGCTAACCATCTGGCTGGCCTTCACAAGCTGGGAGTGACTCCTATCCATCGGCGTTCATTTGAACCCGTCAAATCAATGTGTGAGGATTAG
- a CDS encoding zinc ribbon domain-containing protein, which translates to MKNCTNCQAPIHAGDAFCSKCGAKVQVAAQAEPKAVAFQPKTVQLGPTPTQAPAPKKTKRNMKGILAGIFVLLAIITVAGYFFLNHGSSDTINLEDYVKLKFEGNDGEGYIVEKSVSLNKENLDRDIKKKIEAEGLNTESSNYNIDQLVSKVEFSVYKGDELIKVKDRKNLNNHDKITVKLLYDKSDLEDMIPGLHFTGTSVTQEADLIPLVGIDPFKGFYPKIKGISPNGRVSKPSKFEGKDLEIIAKATANYGFPFDYYLNGKEVSSNDPIAVGDEIEIRLNESGKNALKKEGQTVEKGKDSKKYKVTLADFEEGAYVTSLSKVDEDTQEAISKNVEDAAKAYAADRNYKDLPKFEGMAFAAIKDGVDWGGTFDSKIPQMVYVYSITNTSYGKSKTSYFVISKIAVIEQVENHGKANVHKKPGKTIQTFEKNAKKYDFKSMSDENDLKNYFTRNIDTYTYTMDDQLKSLINWTE; encoded by the coding sequence ATGAAAAACTGTACCAATTGCCAGGCACCTATCCATGCTGGTGATGCCTTTTGTTCTAAGTGTGGAGCTAAAGTTCAAGTAGCTGCACAAGCTGAACCAAAAGCTGTTGCGTTTCAACCAAAGACAGTGCAATTAGGGCCAACTCCCACTCAAGCCCCAGCACCTAAAAAAACCAAAAGAAACATGAAAGGAATTTTAGCAGGAATTTTTGTACTTCTTGCTATCATTACTGTTGCAGGTTATTTCTTTTTAAACCATGGTAGCAGTGACACCATTAATTTAGAGGACTATGTAAAGCTAAAATTTGAGGGGAATGATGGTGAAGGCTATATTGTTGAGAAGTCAGTTAGTTTGAACAAGGAAAATTTAGATCGAGATATCAAGAAAAAGATAGAAGCAGAAGGCTTGAATACTGAGAGTTCAAACTACAATATCGATCAGCTAGTTTCAAAAGTCGAATTTAGTGTTTATAAAGGGGATGAACTGATCAAGGTAAAAGATCGCAAGAACCTGAACAATCATGATAAAATTACGGTCAAATTACTTTACGATAAAAGCGATCTTGAAGACATGATACCTGGCCTTCACTTTACTGGTACATCTGTAACTCAGGAGGCAGATCTTATCCCGCTTGTAGGGATTGACCCCTTTAAGGGTTTTTATCCAAAAATCAAGGGCATTTCTCCAAATGGAAGGGTATCAAAACCATCTAAATTTGAAGGAAAAGATCTAGAAATTATTGCAAAAGCAACCGCTAACTATGGCTTCCCATTTGATTATTATCTGAACGGTAAAGAAGTTTCAAGTAATGATCCCATTGCAGTTGGAGATGAAATCGAAATTCGTCTCAATGAAAGTGGTAAAAATGCATTGAAAAAAGAAGGTCAAACTGTTGAGAAAGGAAAAGACAGCAAGAAATACAAGGTCACCTTGGCTGATTTTGAGGAAGGGGCTTATGTGACTTCCTTGTCAAAAGTGGATGAGGATACACAAGAAGCCATCTCTAAGAATGTAGAGGATGCAGCAAAGGCTTATGCGGCTGACCGCAATTATAAAGACCTTCCAAAATTTGAAGGGATGGCTTTTGCGGCAATCAAAGATGGGGTTGATTGGGGAGGGACATTTGATTCCAAAATTCCACAAATGGTCTATGTATACTCTATTACCAATACATCTTATGGTAAATCAAAAACAAGTTATTTTGTCATTTCAAAGATAGCGGTTATTGAACAGGTCGAAAATCATGGAAAAGCCAACGTTCATAAAAAACCTGGAAAAACCATTCAAACCTTTGAGAAAAATGCTAAGAAATACGACTTCAAAAGCATGTCTGATGAGAATGACTTGAAGAACTACTTTACTAGAAATATCGACACCTATACCTATACAATGGACGATCAATTGAAATCGTTGATAAATTGGACAGAATAG
- the ylqF gene encoding ribosome biogenesis GTPase YlqF produces the protein MATIQWFPGHMSKARRQVQENLKFVDFVTVLVDARLPLSSQNPMLTKIVGDKPKLMILNKVDLADPVATKEWQDYFESQGIKTLAINSKEQSTVKKVTDAAKSLMADKIARQKERGIQIETLRTMIIGIPNAGKSTLMNRLAGKKIAVVGNKPGVTKGQQWLKTNKDLEILDTPGILWPKFEDEEVALKLALTGAIKDQLLPMDEVTIFGLNYFKKHYPAVLQERFKQMDLEQEAPEIIMEMTQKLGFREDYDRFYQLFVKDVRDGKLGRYTLDRVGEIDGNN, from the coding sequence ATGGCAACTATTCAATGGTTTCCTGGACACATGTCCAAAGCTAGAAGACAAGTACAAGAAAATTTAAAATTCGTGGATTTTGTAACGGTTCTGGTAGATGCTCGTTTGCCCCTATCAAGCCAAAATCCCATGTTAACCAAAATTGTTGGTGATAAGCCCAAATTAATGATTTTGAACAAGGTAGACCTGGCAGATCCTGTTGCCACAAAAGAATGGCAGGACTATTTTGAGTCACAAGGGATCAAAACCTTGGCTATCAACTCCAAAGAGCAATCTACAGTTAAAAAAGTAACAGATGCTGCTAAGAGCTTGATGGCCGATAAAATTGCCCGTCAAAAGGAACGGGGAATTCAGATTGAAACCCTTCGGACCATGATCATCGGGATTCCTAATGCTGGGAAATCAACTTTGATGAACCGCTTAGCAGGGAAAAAGATTGCTGTTGTTGGAAATAAACCAGGGGTAACCAAGGGGCAACAATGGTTAAAAACCAATAAAGACCTTGAAATCCTAGATACTCCAGGGATTCTCTGGCCCAAGTTTGAAGATGAAGAAGTGGCCTTAAAGCTCGCTTTAACAGGCGCCATCAAAGACCAGTTGCTTCCAATGGATGAAGTGACCATCTTTGGTCTTAACTATTTCAAAAAGCACTATCCAGCTGTTTTGCAGGAACGTTTTAAACAAATGGATCTGGAACAAGAGGCACCTGAAATCATTATGGAGATGACCCAGAAATTAGGATTTCGTGAGGATTACGACCGTTTTTACCAACTCTTTGTCAAAGATGTTCGTGATGGGAAATTGGGACGGTATACGCTGGATCGCGTAGGGGAAATTGATGGCAACAATTAA